In Pseudomonas sp. ADAK2, the genomic window CGAAGCGCGTTCGGCTTCATTGCGCTTATCGGCGCGATCATTCAACGGGCACATGACCAAGCCTTGCACGCCGCAATCCCGGGCATACGCGGCAAGCTTCAAGGCTTGCGCGCGGCGCTCGTCATTCCACACATCAAACGGGTACAGCGCATTGATCGACAGCACGGTGATGCCTTTGGCCGCGCACAATTCACGCACGCGTTCCGGCGCGGTGCCGTCTTCAATCTCAACGCCTTTAAGGTCGTTGCGGATCTCGATGGCGTCGGCCTTGAGAGTCACCGCCAGCTCAATGAACGCCGGCAGGGACAAACGTGGGGCGACCATACGGTTCAGGGCGAAACGCAGGGGCTTGCTCATTATTGTTGTTCTCCGCAGGTGAATTATTTGGCGGTTGGCATGCTGAATTCGGGGCCTTTGGCGATGCTGTCGGGCCAGCGTTGCATCACATTTTTGTAGCGGCTGTAGAAACGAATGCCTTCTTCGCCGTAGGCATGGTGGTCGCCGAACAACGAGCGCTTCCAGCCGCCGAATGAGTGCCAGGCCATCGGCACCGGAATCGGCACGTTGATGCCGACCATGCCGACCTTGATGGTGCGGGCAAACGCGCGGGCGATGCCGCCGTCACTGGTGAAGCAGGACACGCCGTTGCCGAACTCATGGGCGTTGATCAACGCCACGGCGCTGGCGAAATCCGGGACGCGGACGATGCCCAGCACCGGACCGAAAATCTCTTGCTGGTAGATGCTCATCTCGGTCGTGACGTTATCGAACAACGTGGCGCCGACGAAGAAACCATTCTCGGCCCCCGGCACCTTGAAGTTGCGGCCATCGACGATCAGTTGTGCGCCTTGGGCCACGCCTTCGCCGATAAAGCCTTCGACCTTGGCCTTGTGCTCGGCGGTGACCAGCGGCCCCATGTCACTGTCGCCCTGCATGCCGTTGCCGACTTTCAATTGGTCGATGCGTGGTAGCAACTTGGCGATCAATTGGTCGCCGACATCGCCCACCGCCACAGCAATCGAAATCGCCATGCAGCGCTCACCCGCCGAGCCGTAAGCCGCGCCGATCAAGGCGTCGGCAGCCTGGTCCAGATCCGCGTCGGGCATGACGATCATGTGGTTCTTCGCCCCGCCCAGCGCCTGCACACGCTTGCCGCGAGCGGTGCCTTGCTGGTGGATGTACTCGGCAATCGGCGTCGAACCGACAAAGGAAATCGCCTCGATGTCCGGGTGTTGCAGCAAGGCATCCACCGCCACTTTGTCGCCCTGGACCACGTTGAACACGCCGTCCGGCAATCCGGCTTCGGTGAGCAAACGGGCCATGAGCAAACTGGCCGACGGATCACGCTCGGACGGTTTAAGGATGAAGCAGTTACCGGTGACCAGTGCCAGCGGGATCATCCACAGCGGCACCATCACCGGGAAGTTGAACGGCGTGACCCCGGCGCAAACGCCCAGTGGCTGACGCAGGTTCCAGTTGTCGATGCCGCCGCCAATGTTGTCGCTGAATTCGGTTTTCAGCAGGTTCGGTGCACCGCAGGCGTATTCGACGATTTCGATGCCGCGAGTCACTTCGCCCTTAGCGTCGGAGAACACCTTGCCGTGTTCGCGGCTGATGATTTCTGCCAGTTCGTCGTGGTGACGGTCGAGCAGTTCCTTGAACTTGAACATCACCCGGGAGCGACGCAGAGACGATTGCTCGGACCAGGCCGGGAAGGCTTTTAGTGCCGAGGAAACCGCTTCGTCGACGGTCTTCTCGTTGGCCAATCCGACCCGCGCCTGCACCGCACCGGTGGCTGGATTGAACACGTTGCTGAAGCGTTCGCTGCCGCTGTCTTGCACCTGGCCGTTGATGTAATGGCCTAAAACCGGGGCGTTGCTCATTGTTCTTGTTCTCCGTGCAAAGGTTGGAATTCAGGCTTTTCAGTTCAAAGATCCAGCAGCCAACTGTGCTGCGGATCGTTATGGAACTGCCAGACGCGTTTCGGCCCGGCCATCACGTTCAGGTAGTACGACTCGTAGCCGTACGGCACGCTGACCGGGTGGTAACCCTTGGGCACCACGACCAGGTCGCTGTTTTCCACGGCCATGGCCTGGTCGATGCTGCGGTCGTCGGTGTAGACCCGCTGGAACACGAAGCCCTGGGGCGGGTTGATCTGGTGGTAATAGGTTTCTTCGAGAAAGCTCTGGTGCGGCAGGTCGTCGGTGTCGTGCTTGTGCGGTGGGTAGCTCGACGAATGCCCGGACGGCGTGCGCACTTCCACCACCAGCAGCGAATGGGCGGGTTCGGTGTCTGGCAGGATGTCGCAGACGTAGCGAGTGTTGGCGCCCTTACCGCGCACGCTGCGTTTCATGGTCTCGGGTTTGATCAGACGCGGGCCGAGGTTGTCGGCGGATGAACCGGGCGCAGCGCAGACGGCGATTTGCACGTCGCTGAGTGCGACCACTTGCGCTTGACTGCCGCTTGGCAAGTAAGCGGCGAAGGGGGATTTGTCTTCGAATACCGATTGCCGATCGCCGATATTGTCCCAGTCAAACGCGCCCTGCCCCGGCGCTTCGCCCTTGATGCTGACGCGACCGCTGAGCAGCACCAGGCACAATTCTTTATCGCCCGCCGACACCGGCAAGGTTTCGCCGAGACTCAAGCGGTAGGCGGCGAAACCAACGTATTCCAGCTCACCATTGCCCAACTCGACCATGGTCCGGCCACGGGCATTGCTTTTGACCAGCAGGCTCATAATGCAATCCTCTCGTCGAGCAAGGTACGCAAGGTGTCGTAGCCTTTCTTGGCGTAGATGTAGCTCGGCGCGACCGCCGGATCCTGCTCGGCTTCAACCACCAACCAGCCGTGGTAATCGGCGCCCAGCAACACGTCGAGCAACGCGCCGAAGTCGATATCGCCATCCCCCGGCACCGTGAAGGTGCCGTTGATGATGCAGTCCGGGAAACTCCACAGGTTGTTGCGCGCCAATTGCACCACCGGTTTGCGCACGTCCTTGAAATGCACGTGGCAGATGCGTTCGATGTGTTTGCGCAACACCTGCAACGGTTCGCCGCCGCCCATGTAGCAATGGCCCGAGTCGAACAACAGGCCGACTTCGCTGCCGGTCAGGGCCATCAACTTGTCGATGTCCGCCGGGGATTCGACGTAAGCGCCCATGTGGTGGTGATACGCCAGGCGCACGCCCTGGGACAGGGTGAAGCGCGCCAGTTCGGTGAGTTTGTCGGCGTATTCCTGCCACGCCTGTTCGGTGTGGAAGCGCGGGCGTTCGACCAGTGGAATGCGCTGGCCTTGAATGGAGTCCGCGACTTCGCCGTAGACCAGCACCGTGGCGCCGTTCTTCGCCAGCAGCTCGACATGGCTGCCGATGGCGTCGATTTCCTCGGCCACGGAACGGCGGGCCAGACGGCTGGAATACCAGCCGGAGACCAACGCCAGATCGTAAGGCCGCAGCACGTCACCGACGCCTTTGGCATCCTTGGGGAATTTACCGTTGAGTTCGAAACCTTCGTAGCCGATTTCCTTGCCTTCGCTCAACGCGGTGCTCAGCGGCGTCTCGCCACCGAGGGACGGCAGGTCGTCGTTGCTCCAGGAGATCGGGTTGATGCCAATTCGAATAGCGGGCATGGCTGCACCTTTTATTGTTTTTTCTAAAATGTTCAACCGATCACTTGTGGCGAGGGAGCTTGCTCCCGCTCGGCTGCGAAGCAGCCGTAAACCTGTGGATGCGGTTTACCTGAAACACTGGGTTGTTTGAGTTGGGACTGCTTCGCAGTCCAGCGGGAGCAAGCTCCCTCGCCACAAAAAGCACGACCACTCAGGCAATTTATTCAGTTGCGGGCGCTACGCCAGGCATCAATCAACTCGACAAACGTGCCCTGCACCTGGCGGATCAACGTTTCATCGTCGATTTCACCGGCCATCCACGCCCGGCTCGGCTCCTGGAAAATCGTCCGGCCCACGGCAAACCCGCGACAGGTCTGGCTCTGTCTGGCTTGCTGAAAGCCCTCGGCCAAGGCAGCCGCCGGGGCATTCAGGCCGAGCAACACGACCCCACGGCAGTACGGATCACGTTCCTGAATCAACTCATCCAGCTGTTTCCATTCCTCGGCGCTTTGCGCTTCGATCTTCCACCACGCCGGGTAAACACCCAGGTTGTAGAGGCGTTTCAGCGCGCGATACAACACGTCCGGGTGCGCCGACGGGTGATCCTTGGGCGGGATGATTTCCAGCAGCAGTTCATGCCCGCTGACCTGGGACGCCTGATACAAACCCTTGATCTGCGCTTCCTGTTCCAAGCGCAACAGCGGCTCGTCGTCCGGATGAAATTGCACCAGGCACTTGATGATTTGCTCTTGTGGCCAGGCAATCAGGTTGCTGCCAATCGAGCGCCCGTGTTCAAAGGCCAAGGGCCGCGAACCTTGCACTTCCACCGGCCGCGCCACCCACCAACCACGCCCGGTGGCGGCATTCAGCGAGTCCTGGCCGAAGCGTTGATCGGCCAGCAAGCCGACATCAGCCTCGATGCCCTGCTCGCGCAAATCGGCTTCAACCCGTTCCACAGCCTTTATAAAGAGTTGCTTGAGTTCGCAGATCGCGTTGAGGTCGCGTCCGCCCTTGTGCGCCAGTTCCACCAGTTGCCCGCGGTGGTCGAACGCGAAGATGAACAGTTGCTTCCACTGTTTGCGCGGCACGCTGACCTGATGCAAACGTTGCAGCGTGGCGTCCTGATCCGGCCGGGTGATCGGTACCGGGCTGTTGAATAAATAGTCGAGTTCGGCGCGGGTCGGCATCGCCGGGGCGCAGGCGTGGCGCGACACCACCAACCCACCGCAGGCATTGGCCAACTGGCAGCAGCGCTCGTCGCTGGCGTCTTCCAGCCAACCGGCGAGGAACCCGGACATGAAGGCATCGCCTGCGCCCAAGACGTTGAGTACTTCGACCCGCACGCCCGGGTAGATCGCACCGTCTTCGAGACGCACCGGAATCACCCCGTGAATCACCGTGCAACCTTGCGGCCCAAGCTTGACCACCAACGTCGCGTCACTCAGGCGCCGCACATTGCGCAAAGCGGTGAGCAAATCCTCGGAGCCGCCGGCAATCAAAAACTCTTCTTCAGTGCCGACGATCAAGTCAAAACGCGGGAGGATTTTCTGCACGTGCTGGCTGACATTCTGATCGGCGACGAATCGGGTTTCACCGTCGGCCTTACCCGCCAGGCCCCACAGTACGGGGCGATAGTCGATGTCCAGAATGCGTTTGACGTTGTGCTTCTCGGCATAGTCCAGGGCCTGGATGCTCGCCTTGTAGACGCCGTCAGTGGAGAAGTGGGTGCCGGTGATCAGCAAGGCTTTGCTGGAGGCAATAAAGGCTTCGCTGATGTCTTCGGCCCGCAGCGCCATGTCGGCGCAGTTCTCGCGGTAGAAGACTAGCGGAAAGGTTTCGCGATCCTTGAGGCCCAGCAGGACCATGGCCGTCAGGCGTTCCGGATCGACCTTGATACCGCTGACATCGCACCCTTCGCGAGCCAGGGATTCGAGCAGGAAACGGCCCATGTGGTCGTCCCCTACCCGGCTCAGCATCGCCGACTTGAGGCCCAGCCTGGCGGTGCCGAACGCGATGTTGGCGGACGACCCACCGAGGTACTTGGCGAAGCTTGAAACATCTTCCAACCGCGCCCCGACTTGCTGCGCATAAAGGTCGACGCCAAGGCGCCCCAGGCAAATCAGATCCAATTGACGCCCACTGGCAAAACGAGTCTGGCCCATGCTGGCTCCTGTTATTTTTATCAGCCTGCGTTCGGGACGATGGACGTGCCGAACACTCTTGGTGGATGCAGACTAAAACGACCGGGACCGAACAATCAATATTTATTCTATATATTTTTTACGTGGAATATTTTTTCCAATAAACTCCGGTACGAGCGTTCCAGAGCACAGTGCATCGTTTCAGCAGCATGTATGCCGACGGCAAGCTCAAGATTTTATTCCGGCCTACCCTGTAGACTGCGCACAGCCAACCTATTGTCAGGGGATGACCGATTCGTCATTCCTATAAGAACAAGCCAGAAGGATCCTTTATGTCCCGCACCGATCAGCCGGCCACGACCGAGAGCACGCCCGAGAGCGATCTTGAGAGCCCACCGATCAATGCCGAGCGTTTGCTGCAGCTGATCACCAACGAATACGAAAGCCTGCCGCGCCAGCTCAAACGCATCGCCACCTACATGAGCCAGCAGAGCGACCGGATCATGGTCGACCGCATCAGCGACATTGCCCGTGAGTGCGAAGTGCACCCGTCGGCCATCGTGCGGTTCTCCCAGCGCTTTGGTTTCAGCGGTTTCAGCGAGATGCAGGCGTTGTTCCGCGAGGCGTACACGCACAAGACCACGCCGGTGCAGAACTACCAGCAGCGCATCCGCAGCATGATCGCCAACAAGTCGCAGAAGGCCAGCGGCGGCGATCTGGCGCGTGAGTGCATCGACGCCACGCTGTCGGGCATCGAACGCTTGGGCATGGAACTCGACGATGTCGCCTTCGACAAAGCCGTCGATCTGGTGGTGAATGCCGACAACATCTACGTGGTCGGCGTGCGTCGTTCGTTCGCCGTGGCCGACTATCTGGTCTACAACCTGCAACACACCAACAAGCGCATTCACCTGGTGTCCGGGCTCGGCGGCAGCTACCGCGAGCAGATGCGCAGCGTGCGCGCCAATGATTTGGTGATCGCCATCAGCTTCACGCCCTACGGCAAGGAGACCCAGCACTGCCTGCGCATCGCCCAGCATCATCAGGCGAAAACGTTGATCATCACTGACAGCAACCTCTCACCCTTGGCCAAACGGGCGAGCACGGTGTTGTTGGTCAATGAAGGCAGTTCGTTTGCGTTTCGGTCGTTGAGTGCGACGTTGTGTTTGTGCCAGGCGTTGTTTATTGCGGTGGCGTATCGGTTGGAATTGAAGGTGGATGAGATTCACGAACAGGTGGGGTTTGAGGACTGACATCAAAGCGTTTACAGGAGAACGTTGATGAAACTGATCGGCATGCTGGATTCGCCCTATGTGCGTCGGGCGGCTATTTCCGCCCGGTTGTTGGGCATCGACCTGGAACATGAATCGGTGTCGGTGTTCCGCCACTTCGAGCAATTCCAGCAGATCAACCCGGTGGTCAAGGCGCCGACGCTGGTGCTGGATGATGGCGAAGTGTTGATGGATTCGACGCTGATCATCGACTATCTCGAAGCCCTTGCCGGCCCGTCGAAAAGCTTGATGTCGAGCGATCTGAAGCAACGCTTGCGTTCGTTGCGGGTGATTGGTCTGGCATTGGCGGCGTGCGAGAAGTCGGTGCAGCTTTACTACGAGCGGAATCTGCGACCGGCGGATATTCAGTATCAGCCGTGGGTTGAGCGGGTTGAAGGGCAACTCGCGGCGGCCTATTCGGCGCTGGAGCGGGAGCTAGCGAAGCAGCCGCTGTTGAATGATTCCGAGATTGCCCAGGACGGCATTACCGTCGCGGTCGCCTGGAGCTTCACCAATCTGGTAGTCCCGGATCAGGTCGATGCCGCACGCTTCCCGCACATCGCTCATTTCACCGCGCAGGCGGAAAAGCTTGAGGCGTTCATCGCTACCCCGATAACCTGAGCCGCCCTTCTTCACGGATTCGCCCATGACTGCCGCTGAACAATCCGCCCCGGCGCTGAAGGAAATCTTCAACGCCGAGCGCCTCAAGCACATCGCGACCGAAATGACGGCGGTTTACCCGGCGTTCAACGCCAAGGCCTTCCTGAAGATGGCCAATGAAGGCCTCGCTGAACTGTCGATCATGCAGCGCATGGCACGGGTCAGTGAGTGTCTGCATGCGGTGTTGCCGCTGGATTACGCAGAATCCCTCGACGTGTTGCGCGCCCTCGCCCCTCGGCTGAACAGCGGATTTGTCAGCATCTCGTTGCCGAATTACGTCGCTATGTATGGCGCTCATGACTTTGAACAGTCGATGGAAGCGCTCAAGTTTTTCACCTCGTTCGGATCTTCCGAATTCGCGATCCGGCATTTTCTGCGCGGCGATCTTGAGCGCTCGCTGGCGTTGATGCAGGTGTGGTCGCTGGATGAAAACGAACACGTTCGGCGTCTGGCGAGTGAAGGCAGTCGGCCGCGCTTGCCGTGGTCGTTTCGCCTGGAACCGATTCAGGCGGATCCGACGTTGGCGGCGGCGATTCTCGATAATCTCAAGGCTGATGAAAGCCTTTACGTGCGCAAGTCCGTGGCCAATCACCTGAATGACATCACCAAGGATCATCCCGATTGGGTGCTGGATTTGATTGAGGGCTGGTCGCTGGAGAACAAGCACACGGCGTGGATTGCCAAGCATGCATTGCGCAGTTTGATCAAACAGGGGAATCAGCGGGCATTGGCGGTGATTGGGGCGGGTGGGAAGCCTGAGGTTGAGATCATTGATGTGAAAGTGGAACCGAAGGTTATTCGGCTTGGGGAGAAAATCACGCTCTCTTTTACTGTGAAATCCACAGTGCCGGACAGTCAGCGGCTGGTGATCGACTATGCGATTGATTACGTCAAAGCCAACGGCAGCACTTCCGCGAAGGTGTTCAAGCTCAAAGCACTGACCCTGACCGGCCATGCCAGCGAACACGTGAGCCGTGGGCAGCAAATCAAGGAACTAACCACACGCCGGCATTACGCGGGCGAACATGCCGTGCACATCATGGTCAACGGCGAACGGCTGGCCAGTACCTCATTTGAAATCCTCCCCTGAAATACGATCCCCGTAGGAGCGAGGCTTGCTCGCGATGAACGATAACGCGGTGTGTCAGACCTGACGCCATCGCGAGCAAGCTTCGCTCCTACAGGGCCCGGTGATTAGCCGGGCTTGTGGTTATCCAGTACGCGATTGACCGCCAGCTCACCCATCAGCAGCGTCCGGTGCAGCACCAGCATCGTGTGGCGTCGCGGGCCGTCCGTCAGCTCAACGAGATCGTTGACCATCTTGCGGGCCGATGACAACGATTCGTAGACCTCAACCAGCAACGTTTCGTCATCCACCGCTGCGTCGATGGTGAAAAAGGTGCCGGATTTGCAGGGCGGTATCTGCGTTTTCGTCGCCCCGGGGTTGAGGTAGTAGTTGAGTGCGCGGTCTGCCGACGCTTTCAGCTTTTGGGGATCAAGATCAAAAGAAGCGTCGTAGGGTACTGGATCAGTATCTGGGGGGTTGGGCGTTACTTTGAACATAGATGAAGCTCCGGTTTCGAAAATTAAGGAGCCATCACCCTCGCTACCAAACGAAGGGTGGCGGCCATACGTGGGTTGGTAGACCGGTCGAAACGGGAAACCCGGCGCTCACAAGGAGCCCCACGCATGCCCACCATATAAAGCTGAGTCCCCAAAAAGAGACTGCATAAGGTGTCGCCATGCGACGGTTTCGAGGCGGGCTACCAAACCCGATCACTGTTTTTCAGTGACCGGGAAACGATATAGCCCGCCCCAAAGCCGCACAAGCCGGCGGATTCTGGCGTACGCGTAGGCAACGGCGCAAGGCGTTGTAGCCGCTTATGACGTAACACCGAGTGTCGTTAAACGCACCATTAAACGCCCGCCTTCGCAGGAGCGAGCGGCGCGGTGATCCGACTGGCCCACGAAAAACACAACGCCAGCATCAGCCAATGCAGGGTGATCGACAGTTTTCCATAGCGATGAGCAGTTGAATCGCGGGTCATAACGGGCCTCATGAATTCACAGTGGCTGGCGACTCATTCGCGCAGCCTGGTTCGACCGACGCCACCCTGCCCGCCCCGCCTTAAGGCAATCTGAAGGTGCCTGGGCAACCTCCTTGCGCCACCTTCAGACTCCGTTAAGAAATGCCTCTGATACTCCTCCCAAACTTATCCCGGGAGGCGCCATTCAATGCCTGACTTCGACTGGAACATCCCCTTGCCGCTGCACTTCGGCCAAGCCGAAACCCCGCCGATGAGTCTGGCCAGAGCATTGCCGGATGGGCCTCAGCGCGCTGTTTTCGAGGCCTATATCCAGCAACGTTTTCGCAAGGCCCACGGGGCCGATATCCGCCATTTCATGCCGGAGCTGTTCGGCATGAGCAACGCGGACGGGGAGCTCTGCGCCGTGGCCGGTGTACGTCGGGCAGATGAAGAGCCGCTGTTTCTGGAGCGCTACCTGGACGAATCCATCGATCCGCTGATCAGTGCCGCCGCCGACCGCCCGGTGGATCGCGCCGGCATCGTCGAGGTGGGCAACCTGGCCGCCAGCGACACCGGCAGCGCGCGCCTGAGCATCATCGCCATCACCTACCTGCTGGCCATGGGCGGCCTGGAATGGGTGGCGTTCACCGGCAATATCGGCCTGGTGAACAGCTTCCATCGCCTCGGTTTGAAACCGGTCACCCTCTGCGCCGCCGATCCCGAGCGGCTGGGCGATGACCGGCACAACTGGGGCAGTTATTACGAAAGCAAGCCTTGGGTCCACGTCGGCAACATCCGCGCCGGGTTCATTCATTTGCGCAACATCGGGATGTTCAATCGCCTGGGGTTGCCGTCGTCCCTGGAGGAATCCAGTCATGTCGCCTGAAGTCGAGCGCTTCAAACAGACCTTGCGCAGTCATGCCGAACGCAAGGGACACGCCATCGCCTTGTGGGGTGATCAACTGAAAGTGGACTACGCCACGCTCTACGCTGAAGTGATCTATCGCCAGCAGCGTCTGCGTGACCAACACGTCAAGGTTGTCGCACTGGCGCTGGACAATGGCACCGAAGCGATGCTCTGGGACCTCGCCGCGCTGTTCGAAGGCTTGACCTGCCTGACGCTGCCGCCGTTTTTCAGCCCCGCGCAACGCAAGCATTGCCTGGAGCAAAGCCAGGCCGAACGGGTGATTGCCGGGCCGGATCTGGAAGTCGAACTGCAAGCCGCCGGGTATGAAAAAAGCGGAGAGTTCTGGCGTCGCACCTTCAATGGCCCAAACCCGATGCACGAAGGCACCGCCAAGCTGACCTTTACTTCAGGCACCACCGGCACGCCCAAGGGTGTTTGCCTGAGCGCCGAAAGCATATTGCGGGTTGCGCGCGAATTGGATCAGGCCAGTAAACCGACCGATCCGCAGCATCACCTGGCGCTGCTGCCCCTGGCGATCCTGCTGGAAAACATCGGCTGTTACGCCGCGTTGTATGCCGGTGCAACGTTGAGCGTGCCGAGTCAAAAAACCCTGGGCATCCAGGGCGCCAGCGGCGTCGACCTGCCGAAGCTGCTCGGTTGCCTGGCCAGCCGTGCGCCCGAGAGTCTGATCCTGGTGCCGCAATTGCTGTTGCTACTGGTCAGCGCCGCCGAGCAAAAAGCCTTCAGCCCACATTCGCTACGCTTCGCGGCGGTCGGCGGTGCACGGGTGTCCGAGGAACTGTTGCACCGCGCGCAACGTGCAGGCTTGCCGATCTACGAAGGCTACGGGCTGTCGGAATGCGCGTCGGTGGTGTGCCTGAACCGGCCCGGCGCACGCCGCCCCGGCAGCGTTGGCCGGCCCCTGCCCCACGTGGAGATTCGCCTGGCGGAAGACGGTGAAGTGCTGATCAAGGACTCGACCCTGCTTGGCTATCTGGGCGAGGCGCCACACGGTGATGAATGGTGGCCCAGCGGCGATCTCGGCGAGTTCGACCCCGAGGGTTTTCTCTACCTCAAGGGTCGCAAGAAGCATCAGTTCGTCACCAGTTTCGGGCGCAACGTCAATCCCGAATGGGTCGAGGCCGAACTGACTCAGCGTCGGCACATCGCCCAGGCTTTCGTCTACGGCGAAGCGATGCCGCGCAACCACGCCTTGCTCTGGCCCCATCGCCCGGACTGCACCGACGCCGACCTGGCCGCTGCCGTGGCCGAAGCCAACGAGGCCTTGCCCGATTACGCCCAGGTCCATCACTGGACGCGCCTGGATCAACCCTTCTCACCCGCCAACGGCTTGCTCACCGCCAATGGCCGACCGCGCCGGGACGCCATCGTTGAGCGTTACCGAGCGCCACTCACTGAATCTGTTTTCGCGCAGGAATCCGCATCATGACCTTTTTTGACACGCTGCAAGAAGCCACCCAGCAGGAACGCCACGCGCTGTTCAACCTGCCGATCATTCGCGACGCCCTCGAAGGCAACGTCAGCCTGGACAGCTACCGCGCCTTCCTCGCGCAAGCCTATTACCACGTACGCCACACCGTGCCGTTGATGATGGCGTGTGGCGCTCGTCTACCGTCGCGCCTGGAATGGTTGCGCAAAGCCGTCTGCGAATACATCGAGGACGAATACGGCCACGAACAGTGGGTGCTCGATGACATCGAGGCCTGCGGCGGTGACAAGGAAGCCGTGCGCGACGGGCGTCCGTCGTTGCCGATTGAGCTGATGGTCAGTTTCCTCTACGACCTGATTGCCCGGGACAACCCGGTGGGATTGTTCGGCATGGTCAACGTGCTGGAAGGCACCAGCATCGCCCTGGCCACCCACGCGGCGGGCAGCATTCGTGAGCGCCTGGTGTTGCCGGAAAGCGCCTTCAGCTACCTCAGTTCT contains:
- a CDS encoding TenA family transcriptional regulator translates to MTFFDTLQEATQQERHALFNLPIIRDALEGNVSLDSYRAFLAQAYYHVRHTVPLMMACGARLPSRLEWLRKAVCEYIEDEYGHEQWVLDDIEACGGDKEAVRDGRPSLPIELMVSFLYDLIARDNPVGLFGMVNVLEGTSIALATHAAGSIRERLVLPESAFSYLSSHGSLDVEHMQTYRRLMNTLDDPADQAAVIHASKVVYRLYADMFRGLPRDGENLHAPV
- a CDS encoding AMP-binding protein yields the protein MSPEVERFKQTLRSHAERKGHAIALWGDQLKVDYATLYAEVIYRQQRLRDQHVKVVALALDNGTEAMLWDLAALFEGLTCLTLPPFFSPAQRKHCLEQSQAERVIAGPDLEVELQAAGYEKSGEFWRRTFNGPNPMHEGTAKLTFTSGTTGTPKGVCLSAESILRVARELDQASKPTDPQHHLALLPLAILLENIGCYAALYAGATLSVPSQKTLGIQGASGVDLPKLLGCLASRAPESLILVPQLLLLLVSAAEQKAFSPHSLRFAAVGGARVSEELLHRAQRAGLPIYEGYGLSECASVVCLNRPGARRPGSVGRPLPHVEIRLAEDGEVLIKDSTLLGYLGEAPHGDEWWPSGDLGEFDPEGFLYLKGRKKHQFVTSFGRNVNPEWVEAELTQRRHIAQAFVYGEAMPRNHALLWPHRPDCTDADLAAAVAEANEALPDYAQVHHWTRLDQPFSPANGLLTANGRPRRDAIVERYRAPLTESVFAQESAS